One Nitrospirota bacterium genomic window, TAAACTCATATATAGAGGATTTAAGGGCTATGGGTCCTAATCCGTTTAAGGTATGAATAGGAGATACGATGGAGCTTCTTCATACTGATACCATTCCACAATTCTCTATCTGTGTCCAGTGTGGACGATGTTCTGCCGGATGCCCTGTGGCATTTGAGTCAGAGCATACGCCAAGAAAGATTATTCGTTTTCTCCAGTGGGGCTGGTTGAAGGAGGCGAGCCAGAGTCCTTTTTTATGGCTCTGTGCCTCATGTTACACCTGTACCGTCAGATGTCCCAGGGGGGTTGATATCTCAGGGATTATGGTTGCACTGAGGCGAGTAGCACAGGAACAAGGGTGGGTTAAGTCTGAAGAAGACCTCTCTTATTATAAAGCCTTTATTAAAATGATTGAAAAGAAAGGTAAAATAAACGAATTTCGCTTAGGATTTGCAGTTGCCCTACGCAAAATACCACTCCATCCTGTAGAGGATGCCATCCTCTTTATCAAGTTACTGTTACGGGGTAAGATCTATAGATAAATCAAAATGCAAAAATCAAAATGCAAAATGAAATATCAAAATTTAAAAAAGTTATTAGATTCTGGCTGTCAGCTATCAGCAAAAGATTTTGAATTTTGCATTGTAATTTTGATTTTTGATATTTGATTTTTG contains:
- a CDS encoding 4Fe-4S dicluster domain-containing protein codes for the protein MELLHTDTIPQFSICVQCGRCSAGCPVAFESEHTPRKIIRFLQWGWLKEASQSPFLWLCASCYTCTVRCPRGVDISGIMVALRRVAQEQGWVKSEEDLSYYKAFIKMIEKKGKINEFRLGFAVALRKIPLHPVEDAILFIKLLLRGKIYR